A portion of the Carya illinoinensis cultivar Pawnee chromosome 11, C.illinoinensisPawnee_v1, whole genome shotgun sequence genome contains these proteins:
- the LOC122282052 gene encoding ethylene-responsive transcription factor ERF027-like: protein MASSSTGKHPMYRGIRCRSSKWVSEIREPRKTTRIWLGTFPTPEMAAAAYDVAALALRGGDAVLNFPGLVGSYPVPASTSPLDIRSAAAAAAALKKPESSGNSGLRLQSRRNNHDNTAHEAGIRSGEEFVDEEAIFGMPNLLVDMAEGMLVSPPRINSSDDSPGDHSDGGENLWSYF from the coding sequence ATGGCCTCAAGTTCCACCGGGAAACACCCAATGTATCGCGGGATCAGGTGCCGGAGCAGCAAGTGGGTCTCTGAAATCCGAGAGCCACGTAAGACCACACGCATATGGCTCGGCACATTCCCGACCCCGGAGATGGCTGCTGCCGCCTATGACGTGGCAGCGCTAGCACTAAGAGGAGGCGATGCGGTTCTCAACTTCCCAGGTTTAGTTGGTTCATACCCAGTTCCAGCCTCTACATCGCCCCTCGACATACGTAGCGCCGCCGCAGCAGCTGCAGCATTGAAGAAGCCGGAATCAAGTGGCAACTCGGGACTCAGGCTACAGTCACGCCGCAACAATCATGATAATACTGCGCATGAAGCTGGTATAAGATCTGGAGAAGAATTTGTGGATGAGGAAGCCATATTTGGAATGCCAAATTTGCTAGTGGACATGGCGGAGGGAATGCTGGTGTCTCCTCCGAGAATAAACTCATCGGATGACTCGCCGGGAGATCATTCAGATGGTGGGGAAAACTTATGGAgctatttttga